Proteins encoded by one window of Halomonas sp. Bachu 37:
- a CDS encoding AarF/ABC1/UbiB kinase family protein codes for MRERGRTRRLMGLGARTGGALLKTRLGGQADWRALGEALFEGLSELKGPAMKLAQITSQWDDLLPPDLAEELSRLQRQAEPMPWPRIHEALVLQYGELDRHFSDIEERPFASASMGQVHRAVTHTGETVVLKVQYPGLAEVLESDLKQVKRIMGLGRWFKVPQARLDALFEELAASLREELDYQAEAAALARYRERYAHRDDIVIPEPLAELSGAHVLAMRYVAGTPLRELETADDATRQKVAATLADWITLELFTHHEIHADPHAGNFAADDHGRLVIYDLGAVIAVPEERLHAMMALLEATLDQDPVAMDTALLAMGGRQGVGAPLALYREAAQSVAPLFAPGKQDFGDVRVHRRLRELTPKVWAAMDRLQPPAGTLLLSRALNGHYWNLVRLQARLDMASRTAPLLAWSHGKRHA; via the coding sequence ATGCGCGAACGAGGCAGGACAAGGCGTTTGATGGGGTTGGGGGCTCGTACCGGCGGTGCGCTGCTGAAAACTCGCTTGGGCGGCCAGGCGGATTGGCGGGCGCTGGGCGAGGCGCTGTTCGAGGGGCTTTCAGAGCTGAAAGGTCCGGCTATGAAGCTTGCCCAGATCACGTCCCAGTGGGACGACCTGCTGCCGCCGGATCTGGCCGAGGAGCTGTCTCGCCTGCAGCGCCAGGCCGAGCCGATGCCGTGGCCGCGGATTCACGAGGCCCTGGTGCTGCAGTATGGCGAGCTCGATCGTCACTTCAGTGACATCGAAGAGCGGCCATTCGCCAGCGCATCGATGGGGCAGGTGCATCGGGCGGTGACCCATACAGGCGAAACGGTGGTGCTCAAGGTCCAGTATCCCGGCCTGGCGGAAGTATTGGAAAGCGATTTAAAGCAGGTAAAGCGCATCATGGGGCTGGGGCGCTGGTTCAAAGTGCCTCAGGCGCGACTCGATGCGCTATTCGAAGAGCTGGCGGCAAGCTTGCGCGAGGAGCTGGACTACCAGGCGGAAGCGGCGGCTTTGGCGCGCTATCGCGAGCGCTACGCCCATCGCGACGATATCGTCATACCCGAGCCCTTGGCGGAACTATCCGGTGCGCATGTACTGGCCATGCGATACGTCGCCGGCACACCGCTACGCGAACTTGAAACTGCCGATGACGCTACGCGCCAGAAGGTCGCCGCTACGTTGGCGGATTGGATCACCCTCGAGCTCTTCACTCACCATGAAATTCACGCTGATCCCCATGCGGGAAACTTCGCCGCTGATGACCATGGCCGGCTGGTGATCTACGACCTCGGCGCAGTAATCGCCGTGCCTGAAGAGCGCCTGCACGCGATGATGGCCTTGCTCGAGGCAACGCTCGACCAGGACCCGGTGGCAATGGATACGGCGCTGCTGGCGATGGGCGGCCGCCAGGGCGTGGGGGCACCGCTGGCGCTGTACCGCGAGGCCGCACAAAGTGTGGCGCCGTTGTTCGCCCCGGGCAAGCAGGATTTCGGCGATGTGCGGGTGCATCGGCGCCTGCGGGAGCTCACCCCCAAGGTGTGGGCGGCCATGGATAGGTTGCAGCCTCCGGCGGGTACCCTATTGTTGTCGCGGGCACTCAACGGGCATTACTGGAACCTGGTGCGCTTGCAGGCGCGTTTGGACATGGCGTCACGAACCGCGCCGCTATTGGCCTGGTCACACGGCAAACGCCACGCGTGA
- a CDS encoding lipopolysaccharide kinase InaA family protein — protein MRLTKITINGTSRRYLLFQQRGRPHSYQLDKDAHARRLDGAASSEFYFDSQSGALAKFKADKYSRSNKFLRWLLRDYIEKRLFFQFDARKEVRSLRIIRAAGLSTPECMAWGVSFDKRNRLGSLLVMEHVANAVTGAEYFTQLPEEQRHTFLTRLCDELLRLASIGYVHRDLHMENFLCRPNGEIVWIDTHVRSLPRGKRAQRQVVYRSVSQLGLLDEPYRDWLHTEMKRRWQAKDIRRAC, from the coding sequence GTGAGGCTGACCAAGATCACTATTAACGGCACGTCTCGCCGCTATTTGCTTTTCCAGCAGCGGGGCAGGCCGCATTCTTACCAATTAGACAAGGATGCCCATGCTCGACGCCTCGACGGCGCGGCTAGCAGCGAATTCTATTTTGATAGTCAAAGCGGAGCGCTTGCCAAGTTCAAGGCAGACAAGTATTCGCGGTCGAATAAATTCCTGCGCTGGTTATTGCGCGACTACATCGAAAAGCGGTTGTTCTTTCAGTTCGATGCCCGCAAGGAAGTACGCAGCCTGAGGATAATCAGAGCTGCCGGTCTTTCAACTCCCGAGTGCATGGCTTGGGGAGTCTCTTTCGATAAGCGGAACCGATTGGGCTCGCTGCTGGTGATGGAGCATGTAGCGAACGCGGTAACGGGGGCCGAATATTTCACCCAGCTGCCCGAAGAGCAGCGTCATACCTTCCTGACCCGTCTTTGCGATGAATTGCTGCGCCTGGCAAGTATCGGATACGTCCATCGCGACCTGCATATGGAGAACTTCCTGTGCCGTCCAAACGGCGAAATCGTCTGGATCGATACTCATGTGCGCTCGCTACCGCGGGGCAAGCGAGCACAACGGCAAGTTGTGTATCGCTCGGTCAGCCAGTTGGGGTTGCTGGACGAGCCTTATCGGGACTGGTTGCATACGGAAATGAAGCGGCGTTGGCAGGCGAAGGACATCCGCCGCGCTTGCTGA